A genome region from Triticum aestivum cultivar Chinese Spring chromosome 2B, IWGSC CS RefSeq v2.1, whole genome shotgun sequence includes the following:
- the LOC123043680 gene encoding uncharacterized protein — protein MRLTVGTHLGGLGGLETGIIVHSLFPATNQKQKQKQSSHPLSPPPPPLPPPISFSAGGAAMLRLRCCLLTQILSSPSASPISHLSRLISAAAPAVSQNPNFAVEDYLVVTCGLTPAQARKASPRISHLKSPTNPDAVLAFLAGLGLSAADIAALVAKDPLFLCAKVEKTLSPVVAGLTGLGLSRSQIARLVSLPGVTFRCKSIIAGLHYCLPLFGSSDNLLRALKGGSVLGSDLERVVKPNVTFLRECGLGACDIARLCIPTPSLLSISPERIRTAVACVEGLLGVPRGSPMFKHALQAVAFLSEEKITTKVEHLKKTFKWSDAEVGIAVSKAPTVLHRTKESLQRRSEFLISEVGLEPAYIACRPVILMYSLEGRLRPRYYVIRFLKENGLLDHDRDYYAAVMISEKVFVEKFICPHKDAAPHLAEDYATACRAEVPARFSFT, from the coding sequence ATGAGACTGACGGTCGGGACCCACTTGGGGGGGCTGGGTGGACTGGAGACAGGAATCATCGTCCACTCGTTGTTCCCCGCCACCAaccagaagcagaagcagaagcagagcAGCCATCcgctttccccgccgccgccgccgctgcccccgccAATCTCCTTCTCCGCGGGCGGCGCCGCCATGCTCCGGCTCAGGTGCTGCCTCCTCACCCAGATCCTCTCGTCTCCCTCCGCCTCCCCCATCTCCCACCTGAGCCGCCtcatctccgccgccgcgcccgccgtctCCCAGAACCCTAACTTCGCCGTGGAGGACTACCTCGTCGTCACATGCGGCCTCACCCCAGCGCAGGCCCGCAAGGCCTCTCCCAGGATCTCCCACCTCAAATCCCCCACCAATCCCGACGCCGtcctcgccttcctcgccggcctcggcctctccgCCGCCGACATCGCCGCCCTCGTCGCCAAGGACCCGCTGTTCCTCTGTGCCAAAGTGGAGAAAACCCTATCCCCCGTCGTCGCTGGGCTCACCGGCCTCGGCCTCTCGCGGTCTCAAATCGCGCGCCTCGTCTCTCTCCCCGGTGTCACTTTCCGCTGTAAATCCATCATCGCCGGGCTGCACTACTGCTTGCCCCTCTTCGGCTCCTCCGACAACCTCCTCCGAGCCCTCAAGGGTGGCTCCGTTCTCGGGTCCGACCTCGAGCGGGTGGTCAAGCCCAATGTCACCTTCCTGCGCGAGTGCGGGCTAGGTGCTTGTGATATTGCCAGGCTCTGCATACCTACGCCATCGCTGCTCAGCATCAGCCCGGAACGCATCCGGACAGCAGTGGCGTGCGTCGAAGGTCTTCTTGGTGTACCCCGTGGGTCTCCGATGTTCAAGCATGCGTTACAAGCTGTTGCATTCCTCAGCGAGGAGAAAATCACCACCAAAGTGGAGCACTTGAAGAAAACCTTCAAGTGGTCGGATGCTGAGGTGGGCATTGCTGTTTCTAAGGCTCCAACAGTGCTACATAGGACTAAGGAATCGCTGCAGCGCAGGTCTGAGTTCCTCATCTCCGAGGTGGGGTTGGAACCGGCATATATTGCTTGTCGTCCGGTAATACTCATGTACAGCTTGGAGGGCCGGCTCAGGCCCCGATACTACGTCATCAGATTTCTCAAGGAAAATGGATTGCTAGATCACGACCGGGACTACTATGCTGCAGTCATGATCAGCGAGAAGGTATTCGTCGAGAAGTTCATATGCCCTCATAAGGATGCTGCACCGCATCTCGCTGAAGATTATGCAACAGCTTGCAGAGCGGAGGTTCCAGCTAGATTCAGTTTTACATGA